A single genomic interval of Anopheles marshallii chromosome 2, idAnoMarsDA_429_01, whole genome shotgun sequence harbors:
- the LOC128708828 gene encoding uncharacterized protein LOC128708828, whose product MEVSKRYLWLAAFQLFWFMCVVESYPDGANFYKDWLRGRNEEDVERMIAEDQFEAPKLFFYRTPSSFTDLGMGDPLEKRTVNRYKNMMLTKDSLDVPLIDDVEQTKEATRFFFPRVNPKRSPGAILSWAIPAANRVRVISTNYRPPGINRPAA is encoded by the exons ATGGAAGTCAGCAAGCGCTATCTGTGGCTCGCTGCCTTTCAACTGTTTTGGTTCATGTGTGTGGTGGAATCGTACCCGGATGGTGCCAATTTTTACAAAG ACTGGCTGCGAGGTAGAAACGAGGAAGATGTCGAGCGAATGATAGCCGAGGATCAATTCGAGGCTCCGAAGCTTT tCTTTTACAGAACTCCAAGTTCCTTTACGGATCTCGGGATGGGTGACCCATTGGAGAAGAGGACGGTCAACAGGTACAAAA ACATGATGCTCACTAAGGACAGCCTTGATGTGCCGCTGATCGATGACGTCGAACAAACGAAGGAAGCGACACGGTTCTTCTTCCCCCGCGTCAACCCCAAACGGTCGCCGGGTGCCATCCTTAGCTGGGCCATTCCGGCCGCAAATCGAGT GCGTGTCATCAGC
- the LOC128706973 gene encoding mucin-5AC: MELMQQLTLCTALLMAAAIVSNNGQFLPGPRYSLDNMPKTSFTCRDKILGGYYADSETQCQMFHVCVKVAGVGVQDFRFLCPNGTAFDQEAQICADWGDVDCEAATLYYGSDNFDLYRLGSGFESKRAPFAEEEEATFHLQRAETSDARRSKQYIVNQSSKPQQPPSLNQIPSVQKPAHPQQPQQYFRQPVTPSTTTTTTSTTTTTTTPSTPAERIFYKTSQAPTKLHQKHVEHKQHQLLLNQQQLLQAQHYRQLTAAAATATPADRRPAVEEIRTTTPSFGNNFARSQHQQQQQQQRQPQLQQPQQSRATQHSDFNNDEIFRGSHSSHFYNNRNNGKEDYEEELYRKSTTTARTTVAAGTNRAASPQAGTRGRNRGRGSVRAHHLNALRNEIKPSTSTTPVSVTKQQPNHQQYPHQQQLQQQRQVQQQQQLQQQPRQQNTKLQTTTPDDFVDIPKIPNFRQQPTTVLKPQQSPAQVPSFGQAIISTPAPFAKQPQVQPQSRGNAQFFNQQQQQQQLVTSSTTQASPQPAQRFGGNPAPATNNFKITVTTPQYDRSNNFNQPPQQPFSFNAQPRQQAPIVSTTSAAPVNNPFQFFASQTTTTIRPRSTFENRATERSFDEASVTTPQESQRIRPQSRTFNVDPNRLNQFNYNEYQGSRASTTTTTTSTTTTTTPVPPTTFAPAQQNFRQRAPQQNTFLNPFFNNPATVAPAITTIPPSIVQKAVPKERYQSISRTGNEGHTPSTVKKFSTLVPKDQYNPTTFKPNAISKKALLQFVNQKSVIGLEKSPFTDRVSITTTTSTTEKVPAPATTRYPGYIPTVPPVTSTSTSTTTTTTRAPFTTTTAASNTPPPPNRFFQPPIPKSSLLTQSPIVVTSAKPDPTEIDEDDGQYHPELYEKDFYRNRVKAKAAAAAALAQARNSNGLASLSTSDEEEIFRTAHSQNIAASGNDLILERARQAAARINEFFSSSSVKPTTTARKDPKDGQPESVTPKAKHHKDGSRTKSSHGTKGAGSSSNATPRPFSKAPTIPPNATITKRPPEDDSYDYAYYDTGSPDVPEYDIIEDFGRKRV, encoded by the exons CCCTGCTGATGGCCGCCGCGATCGTAAGCAACAATGGACAGTTCCTGCCCGGACCACGCTACAGCCTGGACAACATGCCCAAAACGAGCTTCACCTGCCGGGACAAAATTCTCGGCGGGTACTACGCGGACTCGGAAACGCAatgccagatgtttcacgtTTGCGTGAAGGTGGCCGGTGTCGGT GTGCAAGATTTCCGCTTCCTCTGCCCCAATGGTACGGCTTTCGATCAGGAAGCCCAGATCTGTGCCGATTGGGGTGATGTCGACTGTGAAGCGGCCACACTGTACTACGGCAGCGATAACTTCGACCTGTACCGGTTGGGTTCCGGATTCGAGAGCAAGCGGGCCCCGTTcgcggaggaggaagaggcCACCTTCCATCTGCAGCGTGCCGAAACGA GCGATGCTCGAAGAAGCAAGCAGTACATCGTTAACCAGAGCTCCAAACCACAGCAACCACCGAGCCTGAATCAGATCCCCAGCGTACAGAAACCGGCCCATCCCCAGCAACCTCAGCAATACTTCCGTCAACCGGTGACACCGTCCACCACCACGACGACCACGTCCACCACAACGACCACAACGACCCCCTCCACGCCAGCGGAACGCATCTTCTACAAAACGAGCCAAGCGCCCACCAAGCTGCACCAGAAACATGTGGAGCACAAGCAACATCAGCTTTTGctgaaccagcagcagcttctTCAGGCGCAACACTATCGGCAGCTAACGGCGGCTGCAGCCACCGCAACGCCCGCCGATCGTCGACCGGCGGTGGAAGAGATTCGCACCACGACACCATCATTCGGCAACAACTTTGCGCGCTcccagcatcagcaacagcagcaacagcaacgacaGCCCCAGTTGCAACAGCCGCAACAATCTCGCGCAACGCAGCACAGCGACTTCAACA ACGATGAGATCTTCCGTGGATCGCACAGTTCGCACTTCTACAACAACCGGAACAATGGTAAGGAGGACTACGAGGAGGAACTTTACCGGAAGTCCACGACGACCGCTCGGACAACGGTTGCGGCCGGCACGAATCGGGCGGCATCGCCCCAAGCTGGAACACGTGGCCGCAATCGGGGACGCGGTAGTGTCCGTGCCCATCATCTGAACGCGCTGCGCAATGAGATTAAGCCGAGTACAAGCACAACGCCCGTCAGCGTGACGAAACAGCAGCCAAATCACCAGCAATACCCGCACCAGCAACAGTTGCAACAGCAGCGACaggtgcagcagcaacagcaactgcAGCAACAGCCACGCCAACAGAATACCAAGCTGCAGACGACGACACCCGATGACTTTGTGGACATTCCGAAGATACCCAACTTCCGGCAGCAGCCTACGACGGTGCTGAAGCCGCAGCAATCTCCCGCCCAGGTACCTTCGTTTGGACAGGCCATCATCTCCACACCGGCTCCGTTCGCTAAGCAACCACAGGTACAGCCACAAAGTCGCGGAAATGCTCAGTTCTtcaatcagcaacagcaacagcagcagctagtAACGAGCTCCACCACACAGGCATCGCCGCAGCCCGCTCAGCGTTTCGGTGGTAATCCAGCGCCAGCTACGAACAACTTCAAGATCACCGTCACGACGCCACAGTACGATCGTAGCAACAACTTCAACCAGCCGCCACAACAACCGTTCAGCTTCAATGCTCAGCCACGACAGCAGGCCCCGATCGTCAGCACCACATCCGCCGCCCCGGTGAACAATCCGTTCCAGTTCTTCGCCTCCCAAACAACGACCACCATTCGTCCGCGAAGCACCTTCGAGAATCGGGCTACGGAGCGTTCGTTTGATGAGGCTTCAGTTACCACTCCGCAGGAATCCCAGCGTATCCGGCCGCAGTCGCGTACGTTCAACGTTGACCCGAACCGGCTGAACCAATTCAACTACAACGAATATCAGGGTAGTCGCGCCAGTACCACTACAACGACcacatccaccaccaccaccacgactCCGGTTCCTCCGACGACATTCGCTCCGGCCCAGCAGAACTTCCGTCAGCGGGCACCTCAGCAAAACACCTTCTTGAATCCATTCTTCAACAACCCTGCCACGGTGGCACCTGCCATCACTACCATCCCACCTTCCATCGTCCAGAAGGCCGTCCCTAAGGAACGCTACCAATCGATTTCACGCACCGGCAACGAAGGACACACACCGTCGACGGTGAAGAAGTTCTCCACGCTCGTGCCCAAGGATCAGTACAATCCGACCACCTTCAAACCGAACGCTATCAGCAAGAAGGCACTGCTCCAGTTCGTCAACCAGAAGAGTGTGATCGGGCTCGAGAAGTCACCGTTCACCGATCGGGTCAGCATTACTACCACGACCAGCACCACCGAGAAGGTGCCGGCACCGGCGACGACCCGGTACCCGGGCTACATCCCCACCGTGCCGCCCGTAACGTCCACGTCCACATCCACCACGACGACTACAACGCGTGCCCCCTTCACAACCACAACCGCCGCCtccaacacaccaccaccgccgaaCCGATTCTTCCAGCCACCGATTCCGAAGTCGAGCCTACTGACGCAGTCTCCCATCGTGGTTACCTCGGCGAAACCGGACCCGACCGAAATCGACGAAGACGACGGCCAGTACCATCCGGAGCTGTACGAGAAAGACTTCTATCGTAATCGCGTAAAGGCGAAggcggcagcagcggccgcACTTGCCCAGGCTCGCAACTCCAACGGTCTTGCCTCGCTGTCCACCAGCGACGAGGAAGAAATCTTCCGTACCGCGCACTCGCAGAACATTGCCGCGAGCGGTAACGATTTGATACTGGAGCGCGCCCGGCAGGCGGCTGCCCGGATCAATGAGTTCTTCTCGTCCTCCTCGGTAAAGCCAACGACAACGGCACGGAAAGACCCAAAGGACGGTCAGCCGGAATCGGTCACACCGAAAGCGAAGCACCATAAGGACGGGTCTCGGACCAAGTCGTCCCATGGGACGAAGGGCGCGGGGAGCAGTAGTAACGCGACGCCACGTCCATTCTCCAAGGCTCCGACGATCCCACCGAATGCGACCATCACCAAGCGGCCACCGGAAGACGATAGCTACGACTACGCGTACTACGACACCGGCAGTCCCGATGTGCCCGAGTACGACATCATCGAGGACTTTGGCCGGAAGCGGGTCTGA